A stretch of the Methylacidiphilum caldifontis genome encodes the following:
- the rplL gene encoding 50S ribosomal protein L7/L12 produces the protein MADLDALVDQLSKLTLLEASELVKKLEEKWGVSAAAPVAVAAAPAGAQQGAAQAPVEEKTTFAVHLKEIGPNKIAVIKEVRAAISGLGLAEAKALVEGAPKLLKDGVSKEEAEEIKKKIEAAGAKVEIK, from the coding sequence ATGGCTGACCTAGATGCACTGGTCGATCAATTAAGTAAACTTACCCTGTTGGAAGCTTCTGAATTAGTGAAGAAGCTTGAAGAAAAATGGGGAGTAAGCGCTGCTGCTCCTGTTGCAGTAGCGGCGGCTCCTGCTGGAGCCCAACAAGGTGCTGCCCAGGCTCCGGTAGAAGAAAAAACGACTTTTGCCGTTCATCTTAAAGAGATAGGACCGAATAAAATAGCGGTTATTAAGGAAGTCAGAGCGGCTATATCTGGACTGGGGCTTGCAGAGGCGAAAGCTCTTGTTGAAGGAGCTCCCAAGCTTCTGAAAGATGGGGTATCGAAGGAAGAGGCTGAAGAGATAAAGAAAAAGATAGAAGCAGCCGGAGCAAAAGTAGAAATCAAGTAA
- the rplJ gene encoding 50S ribosomal protein L10, translating into MRTEKIILKNYVLDVVKPSHFIIFIDFTGLKVSAFSELRKRLKTVNCRCLVAKNTLIRIALSEIKPKELLTEDLFKGPTALLTSEGQDVAAVAKILKNFIAEFQLPKIKSAIVEKSLFNETDFLKLADLPSLEVLRSQILSALQSTGTRLVRLINEPASALARIVEKYSKKQS; encoded by the coding sequence ATGAGGACAGAAAAAATTATACTAAAAAACTATGTGCTTGATGTCGTCAAACCTTCTCATTTTATTATATTCATCGATTTTACAGGGCTAAAAGTTTCAGCTTTTTCCGAGTTGAGAAAAAGGTTGAAAACGGTCAATTGCCGTTGCCTGGTCGCCAAGAATACTTTGATCAGAATTGCTCTGAGTGAAATAAAACCCAAGGAACTTCTTACAGAGGATCTATTTAAAGGGCCCACAGCTCTTTTGACATCGGAGGGACAAGATGTGGCTGCAGTGGCCAAGATTTTAAAGAATTTTATCGCTGAGTTCCAACTGCCTAAAATCAAGTCTGCGATCGTTGAGAAGAGTCTTTTTAATGAAACTGACTTTTTGAAATTGGCGGATTTACCTAGCCTTGAAGTTCTGAGGAGTCAAATTCTTTCTGCTCTTCAATCGACTGGTACAAGACTAGTAAGATTAATCAATGAACCCGCTTCAGCCTTGGCTCGGATAGTCGAAAAGTATTCTAAGAAGCAAAGTTGA
- the rpoB gene encoding DNA-directed RNA polymerase subunit beta, which yields MNGKVERINFGKIREGLSLPNLIEHQTKSYADFLQLSVAPQERKPEGLHGVFLEVFPIESYDGKVRLEYVNYEIGESKFSPIDCLRDGKTYAAPLYVTFRLKDEEGVKEEKVYMGELPMMTPQGSFIINGAERVIVNQLHRSPGICFESSFHSNGKTLYSFRIIPDRGSWLEVAFDTNDLLYVYLDRRKKRRKFLITTLLRALAAALSGPSSPLGTGGDEDIIRLFYSVEELNLSEGIDEEKVATKVLVSEVRDPHNPDVILARAYEPVTRSVVRQLLDVGIQSIHVVDVQYDDTLIKCLKKDPTKDPVEALKEIYRRLRPGDPPTESNAKLLLKRLLLDPKRYDLGRVGRYKLNQKLNIQVDPDIRILSWEDLVAATRYLIKLKKGEGITDDIDHLGSRRIRTVGELVANQCRMGLARTERLVKERMTLFDVNTEGMTPQKLINPKALSATIRDFFARSQLSQLMDQINPLSELTHKRRLSALGPGGLSRERAGFEVRDVHPSHYGRICPIETPEGPNIGLIATMASYSRFNEYGILETPYRKVLNGKVTNEIVYFTADQEENYVIAMANTAVSEDGTILDQRVAVRFRREFMEVEREKVEYMDVSPKQIVSIAAGLIPFLEHDDANRALMGSNMQRQAVPLIQPEAPIVGTGIEERVARDIQAVIVSEIDGVVTSVTGNEIIVSPPGGHTELKKRKVKQGAEKEAGIYRLNKFMRSNAGTCINQKPIVKKGQTVKKGDILADGPSTQNGELALGRNLLVAFMPWNGYNFEDAIIVSERIVKEDLFTSIYIDEFEIVARDTKLGPEEITRDIPNVGEEALKNLDQNGIIRVGAEVKPGDILVGKITPKSETELAPEERLLRAIFGEKAADVKDSSLRVPSGTYGIVMDVRVSEGTARVRKEKINASEAKQKIKEIEEKYDQKEEELREELTQALSNILLNEKIPLDVVNVETGEIIIPANRKITKVLLRKMAQAYDKIEIDPSPIRSKIFEIIGNFEAKFEQLRNDRELELDQIESGEDTEPGIIKQVKVFIANKRKLSVGDKMAGRHGNKGVVSKIVPVEDMPYLPDGTPVDIVLNPLGVPSRMNVGQVLETHLGIAARKLGFNVATPVFDGVKEEKIREFLVKAGMDEDGKSILYDGRTGERFNQRVVVGVIYMMKLNHMVADKIHARAVGPYSLVTQQPLGGKAQYGGQRFGEMEVWAMEAYGAAYVLQELLTVKSDDVQGRTRIYESIVKGENYLETTTPESFNVLIKELQGLCLEVSIGQRSDSMGISVKPTAPKALSGGEAA from the coding sequence ATGAATGGAAAGGTAGAAAGAATTAATTTTGGGAAAATTCGGGAAGGATTAAGTTTGCCTAATCTTATAGAACATCAGACTAAATCTTATGCCGATTTTCTCCAACTTTCTGTCGCTCCACAGGAAAGAAAACCTGAGGGGTTGCATGGAGTTTTCTTAGAAGTTTTTCCAATAGAAAGCTACGATGGAAAAGTCAGGCTTGAATATGTCAATTACGAGATTGGCGAATCCAAATTCAGCCCTATTGATTGCCTTCGTGATGGGAAGACTTATGCTGCCCCTCTTTATGTTACCTTTAGGCTCAAGGATGAAGAAGGGGTCAAGGAAGAGAAAGTCTACATGGGCGAACTGCCGATGATGACTCCGCAGGGAAGTTTCATCATTAATGGGGCTGAAAGAGTGATCGTCAACCAGTTGCATCGATCACCCGGTATCTGTTTTGAATCCAGTTTCCACAGCAACGGCAAAACCCTTTATTCTTTTCGGATTATCCCGGATAGAGGAAGTTGGTTAGAAGTAGCCTTTGATACGAACGATCTTCTCTATGTGTATTTGGACAGGAGAAAAAAGAGAAGAAAGTTTTTGATTACAACCTTGCTCAGGGCTCTTGCAGCGGCCTTATCCGGTCCTTCCTCTCCTTTAGGAACAGGTGGGGACGAAGATATAATAAGGCTTTTTTATTCGGTTGAAGAACTCAACCTGTCTGAGGGGATAGACGAAGAGAAAGTGGCTACAAAAGTATTGGTGAGCGAGGTCAGGGATCCTCATAATCCTGATGTCATATTGGCCAGGGCTTATGAGCCGGTAACAAGGAGTGTGGTAAGACAACTTTTGGATGTAGGCATTCAGTCCATTCATGTTGTCGATGTGCAGTATGATGACACGCTCATTAAATGTCTTAAAAAGGATCCTACAAAAGATCCTGTAGAAGCTTTAAAAGAAATTTACAGAAGGCTTAGGCCGGGAGATCCGCCTACGGAATCCAATGCCAAGTTGCTTTTGAAAAGGCTTTTGTTAGATCCCAAAAGATATGATTTGGGAAGGGTGGGCAGATATAAACTGAACCAAAAACTGAATATCCAGGTTGACCCTGACATCCGAATACTTAGCTGGGAAGATCTGGTTGCAGCTACCCGATATCTCATCAAGCTTAAAAAAGGCGAAGGCATTACCGATGACATCGATCATCTGGGGAGCAGGCGTATAAGGACAGTTGGCGAACTTGTTGCCAATCAATGTCGGATGGGCCTAGCTCGAACCGAGCGGCTCGTTAAAGAAAGGATGACCCTTTTCGATGTCAATACCGAGGGGATGACTCCCCAGAAGCTGATCAATCCCAAGGCCCTATCTGCGACTATAAGAGACTTTTTTGCACGGAGCCAACTTTCCCAGCTCATGGACCAGATTAATCCGCTTTCGGAATTAACTCATAAAAGAAGGCTTTCAGCTTTGGGACCGGGAGGACTATCAAGAGAAAGAGCCGGTTTCGAGGTGCGTGACGTTCATCCCTCTCATTATGGCAGGATTTGTCCCATAGAAACTCCAGAAGGACCGAATATAGGGCTGATTGCTACCATGGCTTCTTACAGCCGGTTCAATGAGTACGGTATTTTGGAAACCCCTTATCGAAAAGTCCTTAACGGTAAGGTGACTAACGAAATTGTTTATTTTACAGCTGATCAGGAAGAAAACTATGTGATTGCGATGGCCAATACGGCGGTTTCTGAAGATGGAACAATATTGGATCAGCGCGTCGCGGTAAGGTTTCGCAGAGAGTTCATGGAAGTGGAAAGAGAAAAAGTGGAATACATGGATGTTTCTCCCAAGCAGATCGTTTCCATTGCTGCAGGCTTGATTCCATTCCTCGAACATGACGATGCAAACCGGGCCTTGATGGGTTCAAATATGCAAAGACAGGCTGTTCCTCTCATTCAACCTGAAGCTCCCATTGTAGGTACAGGCATTGAAGAAAGGGTTGCGCGGGACATCCAGGCTGTTATCGTAAGTGAAATTGATGGGGTAGTGACATCGGTAACGGGCAACGAAATTATTGTGAGCCCTCCTGGCGGTCATACTGAACTGAAAAAAAGGAAAGTCAAGCAGGGAGCCGAAAAGGAAGCCGGGATTTACAGGCTCAATAAGTTCATGCGTTCCAATGCAGGGACTTGTATTAATCAAAAGCCAATCGTTAAAAAAGGGCAGACTGTAAAGAAAGGGGATATACTGGCTGATGGGCCCAGTACTCAAAATGGGGAACTGGCATTAGGTAGAAATCTGCTCGTCGCCTTTATGCCTTGGAACGGATATAACTTCGAAGATGCGATTATTGTTTCCGAAAGGATTGTTAAGGAAGATCTGTTTACGAGCATCTACATCGATGAATTTGAAATCGTAGCTCGGGACACAAAATTGGGACCCGAAGAAATAACCAGGGATATTCCTAATGTGGGAGAAGAAGCTTTAAAGAATCTGGATCAAAATGGAATTATTCGGGTTGGAGCTGAAGTTAAACCCGGGGATATCCTTGTAGGTAAAATTACTCCTAAAAGTGAAACTGAACTTGCTCCTGAAGAAAGACTCCTGAGAGCTATTTTTGGAGAAAAAGCAGCCGATGTGAAGGATTCATCCTTGAGGGTCCCCTCTGGTACCTATGGGATAGTTATGGATGTCCGAGTGAGTGAGGGAACTGCGCGTGTTCGAAAAGAAAAAATCAATGCTTCAGAAGCGAAGCAAAAAATTAAAGAAATTGAAGAAAAATATGATCAGAAAGAAGAAGAGCTTAGAGAGGAATTAACACAAGCTCTTTCCAATATCCTCTTGAATGAGAAGATCCCCTTAGATGTGGTTAATGTTGAAACGGGTGAGATTATTATTCCTGCTAACCGGAAAATCACGAAGGTTCTTTTAAGAAAAATGGCTCAGGCCTACGATAAGATCGAAATCGATCCGAGCCCGATTCGCTCAAAGATCTTTGAAATTATTGGCAACTTTGAAGCCAAATTTGAGCAGCTCAGAAATGATAGGGAGCTTGAACTTGATCAAATTGAAAGTGGAGAAGATACCGAGCCAGGAATTATTAAGCAGGTCAAAGTTTTCATTGCTAACAAAAGGAAACTTTCCGTTGGGGATAAAATGGCCGGTAGACATGGTAATAAAGGGGTTGTCTCTAAGATTGTGCCTGTTGAAGATATGCCCTATCTGCCCGATGGAACTCCAGTGGACATAGTTCTTAATCCTTTGGGTGTTCCTTCAAGAATGAACGTAGGACAAGTGCTTGAAACCCATCTGGGTATTGCTGCAAGAAAGTTAGGGTTTAATGTTGCTACTCCGGTTTTCGATGGAGTTAAAGAAGAAAAGATACGAGAGTTCCTGGTCAAGGCGGGTATGGATGAAGATGGGAAAAGCATTCTTTATGATGGTCGAACCGGAGAAAGGTTCAACCAGCGGGTAGTGGTTGGGGTAATCTACATGATGAAGCTTAACCATATGGTTGCCGATAAGATCCATGCCCGAGCTGTGGGGCCTTACTCGTTGGTCACTCAACAACCTTTGGGAGGAAAAGCTCAGTATGGTGGGCAGCGTTTTGGAGAAATGGAAGTTTGGGCGATGGAAGCCTATGGGGCGGCTTATGTTTTGCAAGAGTTATTGACCGTTAAGTCTGACGATGTCCAGGGAAGAACAAGAATTTATGAAAGTATTGTTAAAGGTGAAAATTACCTGGAAACAACGACACCGGAGTCCTTTAATGTCTTGATCAAGGAGTTGCAAGGGTTATGCCTTGAAGTGAGCATTGGTCAGCGCTCAGATTCAATGGGAATTTCAGTTAAGCCAACCGCACCTAAAGCTTTGAGCGGTGGGGAGGCAGCCTAA